From Coffea arabica cultivar ET-39 chromosome 10e, Coffea Arabica ET-39 HiFi, whole genome shotgun sequence, one genomic window encodes:
- the LOC113712413 gene encoding protein CELLULOSE SYNTHASE INTERACTIVE 3-like, with translation MLTSIIVKAEVISLRPSNHRLIEASICTLIKLGKDRTPRKLDMVKAGIIDSCLALLPTAPSTLCSTIAELFRILTNSSAISKSSAAAKIVEPLFLLLLRADFNLWGQHSALQALVNILEKPQSLATLKLTPSQIIEPLITFLESPSQAIQQLGTELLSHLLEQEHFKQDITTKNAIVPLVQLAGIGILSLQQTAIKALESISLSWPEAVADAGGIFELARVIIQDEPEPSDTLLESAALVLSNVLRSNPDYYFKVPLVVLVKMLHSVQEGTVKLALDALIVQEKTDAASAELMVEAGAVDPLLDLLRSHQCEEASGKLIEALFNNARVREMKVSKYAIAPLAQYLLDPQTRSQSGRLLAALALGDLSQHEGLARASSSVSACQALISLLEDQPTEEMIMVAICALQNFVMHSRTNRRAVAEAGGILVIQEMLLSANSDIAVQAALLIKFLFSNHTLQEYVSNDLIRSLTAALEKELWASASTNEEVLRTMHVIFTNFPKLHISEAATLSIPHLVAALKSDNEAAQDSALNTLCLLKHSWSTMPIDVSKSQAIIAAEAIPILQSLMKTCPPSFHDRADSLLHRLPGCLTVTINRAKNLKQVMGGTNAFCRLTIGNGPARQTKVVSHNMCPEWKESFTWAFDIPPKGQKLHIICKSKSAFGKTTLGRVTIQIDKVVSEGTYSGEFSLRHDSNKDGSSRTIEIEITWSNRLSDETV, from the exons ATGCTTACCTCGATCATCGTCAAGGCCGAGGTCATCTCACTTCGTCCGTCAAACCATCGGCTGATTGAAGCGAGCATTTGTACTCTCATCAAGTTGGGGAAAGACCGAACTCCTCGCAAGTTGGATATGGTCAAAGCTGGCATCATTGATAGTTGTCTTGCGCTACTCCCTACTGCACCTAGTACCCTGTGCTCAACAATAGCAGAACTTTTCCGTATACTGACAAATAGTAGTGCAATTTCAAAAAGCTCAGCTGCCGCAAAAATTGTAGAACCTCTGTTCTTGTTGTTGCTTCGGGCAGACTTCAACCTTTGGGGACAACACAGTGCGCTGCAAGCACTGGTTAATATATTAGAGAAGCCGCAAAGCCTTGCAACCTTAAAACTTACCCCCAGCCAAATCATCGAGCCTCTGATTACATTTCTGGAATCCCCATCTCAAGCTATCCAGCAGCTTGGGACAGAATTGCTCTCCCATCTGCTTGAACAAGAGCATTTTAAGCAAGATATAACAACAAAAAATGCTATTGTGCCCCTTGTACAACTTGCAGGGATCGGAATATTAAGCTTGCAGCAAACTGCAATAAAGGCCTTGGAAAGTATCTCTTTAAGCTGGCCAGAGGCTGTTGCTGATGCTGGTGGTATTTTTGAGCTTGCGAGGGTTATTATTCAAGATGAACCCGAACCATCTGACACATTACTGGAATCAGCAGCTCTGGTTCTCTCTAATGTTCTGCGCTCTAATCCAGACTATTACTTCAAAGTTCCACTGGTGGTTCTTGTGAAAATGTTGCACTCGGTACAAGAGGGCACAGTTAAACTTGCTCTTGATGCACTGATTGTTCAAGAAAAGACTGATGCTGCAAGTGCTGAACTGATGGTCGAAGCTGGTGCTGTAGATCCTCTACTAGATCTGTTAAGATCTCATCAATGTGAAGAAGCCTCAGGAAAACTGATTGAAGCTTTATTTAATAATGCACGAGTACGAGAGATGAAGGTATCTAAATACGCTATAGCACCCCTAGCACAGTATTTACTGGATCCACAAACTCGGTCACAGTCTGGTAGGCTTCTTGCAGCTCTTGCTCTTGGTGATCTCTCCCAGCATGAAGGACTTGCCAGAGCCAGTAGTTCTGTATCAGCCTGTCAAGCACTAATAAGCTTGCTTGAGGATCAACCAACAGAAGAGATGATTATGGTGGCGATTTGTGCATTACAAAACTTTGTCATGCATAGTCGTACCAATAGAAGAGCTGTTGCTGAAGCAGGAGGTATATTGGTAATTCAGGAAATGCTATTGTCTGCAAATTCAGACATTGCAGTGCAGGCAGCTCTGCTGATCaagtttttattttcaaatcataCACTCCAGGAATATGTATCAAATGACCTTATTAGGTCATTGACAG CTGCATTGGAGAAAGAACTGTGGGCTAGTGCAAGTACTAATGAAGAGGTTTTAAGGACCATGCATGTCATATTCACCAACTTCCCAAAGCTCCATATTTCTGAAGCAGCTACACTTAGTATTCCTCATTTGGTAGCAGCATTAAAATCTGATAATGAGGCTGCACAAGATTCTGCTCTAAACACCTTGTGTTTGCTGAAACATTCCTGGTCAACCATGCCAATAGATGTCTCAAAATCCCAAGCAATCATTGCTGCAGAAGCGATACCAATCCTGCAAAGTCTCATGAAAACTTGCCCGCCAAGTTTCCATGATAGAGCTGATAGCCTGTTGCATAGATTGCCAGGTTGTTTAACTGTTACTATTAACCGTGCAAAAAACCTAAAGCAAGTCATGGGAGGTACAAATGCCTTTTGTCGATTAACCATTGGTAATGGTCCTGCAAGGCAAACAAAG GTTGTGAGCCACAACATGTGTCCAGAATGGAAAGAAAGTTTTACCTGGGCCTTTGATATACCACCGAAGGGCCAGAAGTTGCACATAATATGCAAAAGCAAAagtgcatttggaaag ACAACTCTAGGGAGGGTGACAATCCAAATTGACAAAGTTGTGAGTGAAGGGACATACAGTGGTGAATTCAGCCTGAGACATGATAGCAACAAAGATGGCTCCTCGCGaacaattgaaattgagattaCTTGGTCGAATAGGTTATCAGATGAAACTGTGTGA
- the LOC140004078 gene encoding signal recognition particle 43 kDa protein, chloroplastic-like: MDALFLNSPVPTLKLSSKLAIFRPTISVSVSKLPISSSFSASATLQNQQRQQEDEKQVLPAVQEFEDYNQDETYGEVNKILGSRKTSLPNGAQVMEYLIEWKDDHTLTWVPSEFIAKDVIAEFETPWWTAAKKADEAALKSLIEAGDGRDVDAVDEDERTALLFVSGLGSEDCVKLLAGAGADLDYQDKNGFTALHIAAGYVKPGAVKVLVGLGAHPEEEDDRGRTPLDLAREILKVTPRLQFARRLGLESVINILEGEIFEYAEVQEILERRGKGDKVEYLVKWKDGEDNEWVKAGLVAGDLIKDFEAGLEYAVAECILDRRESADEGGKKEFLVKWTDTDEPTWEPKENVDPLLIQAYEKIDQNGNGMSS, from the coding sequence ATGGACGCTCTCTTCCTTAACTCACCCGTCCCAACCCTCAAACTCTCCAGTAAACTCGCCATTTTCAGACCCACCATTTCCGTCTCCGTTTCCAAGCTTCCCATTTCCTCTTCCTTCTCAGCCTCAGCCACGCTTCAAAACCAACAACGGCAGCAAGAAGACGAAAAACAGGTCCTTCCGGCGGTGCAAGAATTCGAGGACTACAACCAAGATGAAACCTACGGGGAAGTTAACAAGATCCTGGGCAGCAGGAAAACCTCTCTCCCAAACGGGGCCCAAGTCATGGAATACTTAATTGAGTGGAAAGACGATCATACCCTCACGTGGGTCCCATCCGAATTCATAGCTAAAGACGTCATAGCCGAATTCGAGACCCCGTGGTGGACGGCGGCTAAGAAAGCCGACGAAGCAGCGCTCAAGAGCCTCATCGAAGCCGGCGACGGACGTGACGTCGATGCTGTCGACGAGGACGAAAGAACGGCTCTGTTGTTCGTGTCGGGGCTCGGCTCGGAGGATTGCGTCAAGTTGTTAGCTGGAGCCGGAGCCGACTTGGATTATCAGGATAAGAACGGCTTCACGGCTTTACATATTGCGGCTGGGTATGTGAAGCCGGGGGCCGTTAAGGTGCTGGTCGGATTGGGTGCGCATCCCGAGGAGGAAGACGATAGAGGACGGACGCCGTTGGATTTGGCGCGAGAGATTTTAAAAGTGACGCCGAGATTGCAATTTGCGAGAAGATTAGGGTTAGAGAGTGTAATTAATATTTTGGAAGGGGAAATATTCGAGTACGCGGAGGTGCAGGAGATATTGGAGAGGAGAGGGAAAGGTGATAAAGTGGAGTATTTGGTCAAATGGAAGGACGGCGAGGATAATGAGTGGGTCAAAGCTGGATTAGTGGCAGgggatttgattaaagattttgaGGCTGGGTTGGAATATGCTGTGGCCGAGTGTATTCTTGATAGGAGAGAATCAGCAGATGAGGGTGGGAAGAAAGAGTTTTTAGTTAAGTGGACGGATACAGATGAGCCCACGTGGGAGCCTAAGGAAAATGTGGACCCTCTTTTGATTCAAGCCTATGAGAAGATTGATCAAAATGGCAATGGAATGAGTTCATAA
- the LOC140004355 gene encoding replication factor C subunit 3-like, with protein MAEEISFMEIDDDQNNTNTAAIVTTTVKNKGKNVIVSTGTGPKATPWVEKYRPQSLADVAAHRDIVDTIDKLASTNRLPHLLLYGPPGTGKTSTVLALARKLYGSQMHNMVLELNASDDRGIDVVRQQIQDFASTQSISFGVKFSVKLVLLDEADAMTKDAQFALRRVIEKYTKNTRFALICNHVNKIIPAVQSRCTRFRFAPLETYHVSERLNHVIKAEGLDVTDSGLKALVRLCNGDMRKALNILQSTHMASQQITEEAVYLCTGNPLPRDIEQISHWLLNEPFAVSWRKISEIKTRKGLALVDIIREVTMFVFRIRLPSDVRVQLINQMADIEYRLSFGCNDKLQLGSLISAFAQARSAVVAAAK; from the exons ATGGCAGAGGAAATCTCCTTCATGGAAATCGACGATGACCAGAACAACACCAACACCGCCGCTATTGTCACCACCACGGTGAAAAACAAGGGCAAGAACGTTATCGTCTCCACTGGCACTGGCCCAAAAGCCACACCTTGGGTCGAAAAGTACCGCCCTCAATCCCTTGCTGACGTCGCCGCTCATCGCGATATAGTTGACACCA TCGACAAGCTTGCTAGTACTAATAGATTACCACATTTGCTGCTTTATGGGCCACCTGGGACTGGAAAGACATCAACTGTTCTGGCCCTGGCTCGGAAGCTTTATGGGTCACAAATGCATAATATGGTTTTGGAGCTTAATGCATCGGATGATCGAGGGATTGATGTGGTGAGGCAACAGATTCAGGACTTTGCTAGCACTCAAAGCATCTCTTTTGG TGTGAAGTTTTCTGTGAAATTGGTGCTGTTGGATGAGGCTGATGCCATGACAAAAGATGCGCAATTTGCTCTTCGTCGAG TGATTGAGAAATATACCAAAAACACCAGATTTGCCTTAATCTGTAATCACGTCAACAAGATTATTCCAGCAGTTCAATCGAGATGTACACGATTCCGCTTTGCTCCACTTGAAACTTATCATGTCAGTGAGCGGCTTAACCATGTTATTAAGGCTGAAGG GCTTGATGTAACTGACAGTGGCCTGAAGGCTCTTGTACGGCTTTGCAATGGAGATATGAGAAAGGCTTTGAATATTTTGCAG TCAACGCATATGGCTTCCCAGCAAATAACTGAAGAAGCTGTGTACTTATGCACTGGGAATCCGTTGCCTAGAGATATCGAGCAGATTTCACACTGGCTCCTGAATGAGCCATTTGCAGTTAGCTGGAGGA AAATTTCTGAGATCAAGACGAGAAAGGGCTTGGCCCTTGTGGATATTATAAGAGAAGTAACCAT GTTTGTTTTTAGGATCAGGTTGCCATCGGATGTTCGAGTTCAGCTGATAAATCAAATGGCTGACATTGA GTACAGGTTGAGCTTTGGCTGTAATGATAAACTGCAGCTTGGATCACTTATATCTGCTTTTGCTCAAGCACGATCTGCTGTGGTTGCCGCTGCAAAATAG